The following proteins are co-located in the Camelus bactrianus isolate YW-2024 breed Bactrian camel chromosome 30, ASM4877302v1, whole genome shotgun sequence genome:
- the LOC141575668 gene encoding olfactory receptor 4C3D-like, with translation MDLLTPPNNVTEFLLLGLTQNPHLQKILFIVFLLIFLFTLLTSLLVGITVSLSPTLSAPVYFFLTYLSLIDTIYTSATTPKVIIDLLYQRKTISWGGCMTQLFVVHFLGGSEIIILVVMAYDRYVAICKPLHYTTIMRLWLCQLLVVVAWTGGILHATVQVLLTVDLPFCGPNVIDHFMCDFFSLLKLACSDTYKLGIVVAANSGGMCLLIFFMLLISYIVILSSLKSRGAEGRRKALSTCGSHFTVVMLYFVPCILTYTCPVETYPVDLLMSVFFIILTPMLNPIIYTVRNTEVKNAMRSLLKRRVT, from the coding sequence ATGGacctcctcacccctcccaaCAATGTAACTGAATTTCTTCTCTTGGGACTCACACAGAATCCACACTTGcaaaaaatacttttcattgtctttttgcTCATTTTCCTATTCACCCTGCTGACCAGTCTGCTCGTGGGCATCACCGTCTCCCTCAGCCCCACACTTTCAGCTCCCGTGTACTTCTTCCTCACTTACTTGTCCTTAATCGACACCATATACACATCTGCCACCACCCCAAAAGTGATCATTGACCTGCTTTACCAGAGGAAAACCATCTCCTGGGGTGGCTGCATGACTCAGCTCTTTGTGGTACACTTCCTGGGAGGATCAGAGATCATCATCCTGGTTgtcatggcctatgaccgctacgtggccatctgcaagcctctGCACTACACAACCATCATGCGCCTTTGGCTCTGCCAGCTCCTGGTGGTGGTGGCCTGGACTGGGGGGATCCTACATGCCACTGTGCAGGTTCTTCTCACTGTTGACTTGCCCTTCTGTGGTCCCAATGTCATTGACCACTTCATGTGTGACTTTTTCTCACTGTTAAAACTGGCCTGCAGTGACACTTACAAGCTTGGCATTGTGGTGGCTGCTAACAGTGGGGGCATgtgcttactgatttttttcatgctACTTATCTCCTACATAGTCATCCTGAGCTCCCTGAAATCCCGTGGCGCTGAAGGACGGCGTAAAGCTCTGTCTACATGTGGCTCTCACTTCACAGTAGTGATGCTCTATTTTGTCCCTTGTATACTCACCTACACATGTCCTGTGGAGACTTACCCTGTGGACCTGTTGATGAGTGTGTTCTTTATAATCCTCACTCCCATGTTAAATCCTATCATTTACACAGTGAGAAACACAgaggtgaaaaatgccatgaggaGTTTGTTGAAGAGGAGAGTAACTTAG